CGGGATAGAGGTGAAAAAAACGGGCACTTCTATAAGAATGTGTGTCCCTTTGCGCACAAAGTGTTCATCTGGTTCTATATTGGCCTCTAAATAAAGTTCTCCACGCACCCCGGGCTTGTATTCATTGCCACGCCTAGAGACGCGGATACGATTCCCCACATCAATCCCCTCAGGCACTTCTAGCTCAAAACTCTCACTCTTTTGCACACAGCCCTCGCCCTTGCAAGACTCGCATTTTTCCCCCACAACCTGCCCGCTACCCTGACACTGATGGCAAGTGCTAGCTAAAGTCATAAAACCTTGTTGGATATAGGTTTGTCCCTTGCCCTTGCATGCAGGGCAGGTGTGCGCCTTGCCCCCCTTAGCTCCACTGCCTGAGCAATCATGGCAGAATGTTTTGTAATGATTTTGAATGGTTTTCTTGCACCCAAAGACCGCTTCTTTAAAACTGAGCTCTAAAGTCATTAAGCGATCTTTAGGGATTTTAGATTGTTCTTGTTTGCTAAATCCAAAGGCACTCCCAAAAATAGAATCCTCGCCAAAAAAGTTAGCAAAAATATCCCCTAAATCGCTAAAACCTCCCCCTCCTCCTGCGCGCCCCTCTAAGCCTTCCTTGCCATAACGATCGTAAATTTGCCTTTTTTGGTCATCGCTAAGGACACCATAAGCCTCATTGATCTGTTTAAATTTTTCTTCGGCTTCCTTATCTCCTAAATTGCGATCGGGATGGTATTTTAAGGCGAGTTTTTTATAGGCTTTTTTGAGCGTTTCTTTGTCCGCATTGCGATCCACGCCTAAGATTTCATAATACTCCACAAAAATCCTTCGCTGATTTTTTGAAAGTCGGATTCTAGCCTAAAAGCCTTTAGCTTCTTGTTAATCACCCCCTCGTGTCTAGCAAGCTTTCCTCAAAGTTAAATAGGGGCTCTAAGGGGGCTTGAGCGAGGGTTAGAGTGATTTTTTCAAAGCCCTTGAGCTCTGCTTTGTGCCGTTCTAATAACTGCAACACGCTAACATAAGAGACGCTTAATAAAAGACACACGCCCTCCCCCTCTTTGTAAACCACACCTTGCAGAGGTCCTAAATGCGGGTAAATAGCATAAAATTCTAATTTCTCCTGTTTTTTCTTGGGTTTGAGTTGGAGCAACGCTTCTTTTTGTTGCCCATCTTGGATCACAAAACTAGCCACCTGATGGTGCAAAGATAAGAGCAAATTGCCAAAGAGTAAAAAATCTTGACGAGTAGGGGCGTGGGCGCAGTGTTGGATCAAAACTTCTTTATAATCTTGGAATTGATCTGAACTGAGCAATTTGGGTAAATCCTTGAGTTCAAATTTGAGCGGGACATCTTTAAGTTGTTCCATAATCTTAGGTTGGGGGATCAAGTTAGAGAGCATGGTCGCTCCTACTGAGCTTTTATGCATGAGTGCCCAATAAGTTTTGCCCAAGACTAACGCCTTTTGACTCTTGGTCTCAATGAGTTGGCTACCCAGTTGTAAAAGGTATTTATGATCCCCTTTTTTCTCAAGCACTTTTAAAAGCAAAGGCAAGGTCGCGTTAAAATTTTGAGAAGGTGTGTCTTTAAGGACTTCTTGTAAAAGTTGGATGTTTAAAAGCGCGTTAACAGGATTGAGCACGGCAGACTTGGCTCACAAAATTCAAAATCTCAAAACTCAAGGCGAGTTTGCTAAGGTGGTTTGTGCGTTGGCTATGTTGCGCGCTTAAAAGCCACATTTGGTTTTGCGCCGATCCAAAGGGTTGGCAATCAAGGGTGTTTAAGCACACCGCCAAACAGCCCTTGCCCCCATTTTTTGGGCTCTCTAATAATTTTCGGGCATTGGCGATTGCATTAGCCCCCTCTTCCTCAGCCTTAAAGCCAATTTTAATAAACCCCTTTAAAGAGGCTAAAATGTCCACATTTTGCACGCATTCCAAATTCCAAGACGCGCCCAAATCTTGCTTTTTAAGCTTGCCCTTGTGGGAGGTAGCAGGCTTATAATCGCTAATGGCAGCTAGCATGAATAAAAAGGGTGGGTCTTGCAGGTTTGCCCTCTCTTGCAGGGCTTGCAGGTAATCGTCCCCGCTTTGCACCCTTAAGCATCCAATGCCTGCGGGCAACTCTAAAGGAAAGGCACTCGCCACCAAAGACACCTCAGCACCCCAAAAATACAACACCAAAGCCAGACAACTAGCCTGCAAACCACTAGAAAAGTTGCAGATATAGCGCACGCTGTCAATTTTCTCCAAGCTTCCCCCCCCACTCACCACCACCTCTTTACCTGCCCAAAAGCTATTTTTGTATAAGGCCTGCACGCTGGCACACACAAGCTCTAAAATGTCTGCCATCGCCCCCTTGCCCTGTGTGTTGCAAGCTAGTAAATCCTCTCTAGGTTCTACAACTATGCACCCCCAAGACTTGAGGCGTTTTAAATTCTCTTGAGTGGCGCGCGCCTCTAACATTTGCGTGTTCATGCTAGGGGCTAGGATTTTAGGCGCATTGCTGGCTAAAAACACCGCGCTTAAGAGGCTATCAGCAAGTCCATGCGCTAACTTGGCTAGGGTGTTGGCACTAGCAGGAGCAAGTAGCACCACCTCTGCCCACTGGGCATAACTAATATGATTGGGGCAATTTGGATCGCTCAAATCCCAGCGTTCGCTTTTGTGCGTGAGCACGGGGTAATGGCTCAGGGCTTCAAAGCTTAAGGGCGTAACAAAGCGCATCGCCTGCTTACTCATCACCACCTTCACCTTTGCGCCCATTTTGATAAAAGCACGCACTAAATCCAAGCTTTTATAGGTGGCAATCGATCCGCTTACCAATAATAAGATACGGCGATTTTTGAGCAAGGCATTTTGGGCGAGTAAGTCTAGGGTTTTCACAGCGTGGCGACCATTGTTAGCAGTTCAGACGCGCTCAAGCGTTGGGGGTTTTCTAGGCTATTGTAACTAAAGCCCTCAGGGGCACGCTTCCCTTTCTCGCCCAAGAGGGTTAGGCTGTAATCGATAGGGGTTTGAAAAGAGATAGTAGGTTCTAAGATATAAAAGTCCCTAAATTCAAAGGCGCGATCATCACTACTAATCATCACCTCATGGAGTTTTTCGCCCGGTCTAATCCCCACGATCTTAATGGGAATATCAGGGGCTAGGGCTTGCTTGAGGTCTAAAATGTTCATGCTAGGGATTTTAGGCACAAAGATCTCCCCCCCATGCATGCGCTCCAAACTACGCAAGACAAAGTGCACTCCCTGATCTAGCGTGATCCAAAAGCGCGTCATGCGCGTGTCAGTGATAGGGATTTGCAAAGCCTTTTGTGCTACTAAGTTTTGGAAAAAGGGCACCACACTTCCTCTAGAGCCCACTACATTCCCATAACGCACCACGCTAAATTTAGTGCGTGCGCGCCCTTTCATGTTATTAGCGCTCGTGAAAAGCTTATCGCTGCATAATTTAGTCGCCCCGTAAAGATTAATCGGATTACTTGCCTTATCCGTGCTCAAAGCGATCACATGCTCTACTTGTGCGTGCAAACACGCCTCAATCACCGCGCTCGCGCCTAAAATATTGGTTTTAATGCACTCTAAGGGGTTGTATTCAGCAGTGGGGACTTGTTTAAGAGCAGCGGCATGGATACAAATGTCCACACCCTGCATCGCTACTTTAAGCCGCTCTCCATCGCGCACATCGCCAATAAAAAAGCGCACTCTAGGATCGCTGAAAGTCTGCCCCATTTCATATTGCTTTAATTCATCTCGGCTATAAATAATGACTTTTTTGACTTGAGGCTGTTCTAAGAGAATGCGCGCGCATCTCTTGCCAAAACTCCCCGTCCCCCCCGTGATTAAAATTGTTTTACCTTCTAAAAATGCCATAAATTCCCCTATCAAAAGAGGCAATTCTAGCATATTAATGCCACAAACCCCACAATAAATAAAATCCAAAGCCACAAAACACCAAAGCGCAGAAGCGATCGCTTTTTTGGTGGTGTTTGAGGTAAAAATTTTGCACTCTAGGGTGTGAAAACAAGAGCGCGATGGTGCTAAAATACAGCAAAGTTTCTAAGACAATGCCTACCATGATCGCCCATAAATTGCTATGAGAAAAATCTAAACTTGAGAAAATGCTCACAAAATATAGCATCGTCTTTGGGTTGAGCAAATCTGTAATGAGACCTTGTAAAAAGGCGGCTGATTTAAAATCAAATTGGAGTTTGAGAGGAGAGTTAGCACTCTTAAAAAGCGAATAGCCCATGAAAAATAGATAAAAAGTGCCTAAAAGAGTGAGTAAGACATGAAAAATGGGGAAGGTTTGTAAAAAGAGTTTTAGCCCAAACAACGAGAGGGTAACCCAAATTAAAACCCCCAAGCAGAGACCACAGACGGCTAAAAAAGCTTCTTTGAAACTACGCTTCAAAGCATAAGAACTTACTAAGAAAAAATCAGGTCCGGGAGTGAGCAAGGCAATAAATTGGATACCTAGCAACCCTAGCAAATCCATAAGAGCTCCTTAGATCGTCTTAAAAACTAGCATTCTAGCGCATTTTAAAAAGTTACAAGGGGGCTTTTGTTAGCATGGGTAATTTGATAAGGAGAATGAATGCCATTTGTGAACATTAAACTTACGCGTGAAAGTACCCCCATTACTCCTGAGCAAAAAAAGGCTCTTATTGAGGGGGCAACCGATCTGCTTGTAAAAGTTTTGAATAAAAACAGGGCCACCACAATAGTGATCATCGAAGAGTTGGACATGGATAACTGGGGTATAGGTGGCAATAGTGTTACAGAAATTAGAAAAAAGTCCTAGAACAGACCCCCTTATTTTTTAGAGGGGTTTTTAGAAACCTTTTCAAATTCAAAGATTGTTTTTGCTCTCTTGATTTGTGCGAGAGGTAGGCTTTGGGTCGTCCCCTCTATGTTTAAAAGAATATTTTCACCCTCTAGGGCTTCAAGAGTGCCCCTTAGACGGGTGTTATCTAAGATTTTGCACTCTATTAATTCCCCAATGGAGAGTTCAAAATGCCGCCGTTTGCTCAGTGTGCGCTCCAAGCCCATAGAGCTCACTTCTAGGGTATAAGATCCTGCAATGGGAGCATGCACATCTAAAAGGGGCGAGATGAGCAAACTAGCTTCTTGGCATACATCTAAACTTGTAGGTCCTTCTAAGGCTTTAATGCTAATGCGTAAGATGTCGGTTTGGTTTTCTTTTAAAAAAGCGACATCATAGAGGGCACAACCAATACTTTGTAGCGTGTTTTCTAAAAGAGTTTCTAGTTGCGAGGTGTCCATCTTAAGCCTTAGCAATGCGTGCAAAGAGTTGATCTAAGCGTTGTTGGGCTTCTAGGCTAGGATCGATAGCAAAAACAAAATGGGGGCACTTAAACCATCCGCTCACCTGTAACACATACGCTCTTAATAAAGGCGTGGCTTTCTTAAGAGCCTTGATCGCCTCTTTTTGCTCCTCAGCCTCTAAACATGAGCCATCAATATAGGCTTGGGCATGGTATTTGCCCTTTGAGCAGTGGACTTGGGTGAGAGTAAGTCCACTTAGTCTAGGATCGTTAAGTGTGCTCAAGGCTTCTTGCAAGTACTCCAAAAGCCCCGCATCGAGGCGTTTAGCATGCACACTATCCATTAAAGTGTCCTTGTTTTTTGGATTTCTTTAAAGCTTTCAAAAACATCGCCCACGCGCACATCATTGTAGTGATCTAGCATGATTCCACACTCATAGCCTTTGGAAACTTCATTGGCATCGTCTTTAAAGCGTTTGAGTGAGATAATTTTGCCCACATGCACCACCACGCCCTCACGAATCAAGCGCACTTTAATGCCTTTATTGATCACCCCATCAACCACCATACACCCAGCAATCGTGCCCACTTTAGGAATCACAAAGGTTTCGCGCACTTGTGCCTGCCCTGTGTCTTCCTCTTCTACAATGGGACTCATCAAGCCACCTATGAGAGCTTTCATGTCATCTAGTAGCGCATAAATCACGCTATAAGTTTTGATAGTAACTCGCAATTCTTTAGCCTTAGTGCGCACATTGCCTGTAGGGCGGATATTAAAACCTAACACAAGCGCATGGGAGTTATTAGCTACCAAACTTAAATCATTCTCGCTAATTGAGCCCACCCCTGCGCTAATGACTTGGATGCTCACTTCCTCATTATTGAGGCTTAACAAACTATGCTTAATGGCTTCTAGGCTACCTTGTGTGTCCGCTTTGAGCACCACAGGGATATTTTGCAACTCTTTATTAGCCACCATTGAAGCTAGTTCGTCTATGTGCACCTTAGTGCTCTTGCTTAAGGCTTTTTGGCGTAAGTAAGTCGCTTTTTTGTGCGCCAAGCTCCTAGCGGTGTTTTCGCTATCCACAGCCACTAACACCGAGCCAGCCATAGGCACTTCGCTAAGGCCGGTGATGAGAGCCACTTGTGAGGGCTTGAGTTCTTTAATACTCTTGCCTTGATCATCTGTCATGGTGCGCACCTTACCAAAGGCAATGTCGGCAACCACTGGGTCGCCCACCCTGAGTGTGCCCTGCTGCACAATGAGAGTTGCTACCGCACCCCGCCCTTTTTCTACACTGCCCTCTAGCACTACTGCTTTGGGGCTCGCACTAGGCGAGGCTTTGAGTTCCATAATCTCCGCTTGGATCAAAATGGTTTCTAAGAGATGATCGATGCCCTGCCCGGTTTTGGCTGAAATGGGGATAAATTCAATCTCTCCGCCCCAATCCCGCGCATTAAAGCCTAATTCCGCACACTCGGCCTTAAGCTTGTCCACATTGGCGTTTTCTTTATCGATCTTATTCATCGCCACGATGATTTGCACGCCCGCTTCTTTGGCTTGCTTAAACGCCTCAATAGTTTGGGGTTTAACTCCATCATCAGCAGCGATCACAATAATGGCGATGTCAGTAACCTGCGCCCCTCTCTTGCGCATTTGACTAAAGGCTTCGTGTCCGGGCGTGTCAATAAAAGCAATTTGCTTATCCCCCTTTTGCACCATATAAGCCCCGATGTGTTGGGTGATTCCCCCTGCCTCACTTCCAGCCACGCGTTGGTTGCGGATTTTGTCTAGCAAAGAGGTTTTACCATGGTCGACATGCCCCATGATAGTTACTACAGGGGCGCGCTCGCTCAAATCCTCTACCTGCTCATTTTCCTCATCTTCGATGAAAACTTGCGCGTTTTCTATTGCCACCTCTAGGCCAAATTCAGCGGCCAAAATCTCAATGGCATCCCGATCTAAAAAGTCGTTCTTGGTTACCATCATGCCCAAATTAAAGAGGGTTTTGATTACATCGGCTAAGTTGAGATTAGCGCTCTGTGCAAACTCATAAACCCGCACTTCCTCAGATATGCTAATGCTATTTTGCACGCTCTTTTGAGTATTCTCAGGACGATAAACCCGCCTTTTTTTCACAGATCGGCGAATGCCCCCTTCATTCACCCAAGGGGTTTTACGCTGGATTTTAACCTTGTCTGTAATGGAACGTGATGGCGCTTCCTCTTGTTGTATCTCTAAGTCTTGAGCGCGGAAATCAAAGAGCATGATCTCATCTTGTTCATCCTCATAGAGGTCATGAAAATCACGATTTTGGGAAAAATCCAAACGATGCGCGCGATTTTTACTACTAGGTTTGGCAACACCTTTAGATTTGGCCGGTTTTTTTGGCTTTTTTTCTGTGGATTCTTTATGGCTCATCATGGAAACAAGATTCGCCCTTGCCAAAGCCGCCTCTTCTTGGTCTGTGCGCTTCACAATGCGGATACCACGCGTGCGCTTAGAAAGAGGGCTAGGTGTTGGGGGCGTAACTTCTTGGGGAGTGGAAGTGGGGGGGACTTCCTCTACCTTCAAGGGGGGAGAGGGGGGAGGGGGGGCAATGGGAGCGGTTTTAATGTCTTCAACCTTAGGAGTTAAAGAGGGGGCAGGCGGAGGGCTAACCGGTT
This portion of the Helicobacter felis ATCC 49179 genome encodes:
- the dnaJ gene encoding molecular chaperone DnaJ — encoded protein: MEYYEILGVDRNADKETLKKAYKKLALKYHPDRNLGDKEAEEKFKQINEAYGVLSDDQKRQIYDRYGKEGLEGRAGGGGGFSDLGDIFANFFGEDSIFGSAFGFSKQEQSKIPKDRLMTLELSFKEAVFGCKKTIQNHYKTFCHDCSGSGAKGGKAHTCPACKGKGQTYIQQGFMTLASTCHQCQGSGQVVGEKCESCKGEGCVQKSESFELEVPEGIDVGNRIRVSRRGNEYKPGVRGELYLEANIEPDEHFVRKGTHILIEVPVFFTSIPLGSKITFPALKQELELQIPPNTPDRAQFVFKNQGVKDVNSTRYGDLVAVIKIVYPQKLNDKQKQILLDLHESFGYESEPYKNVFEVCYSKVKQWWQDLVGKA
- the coaBC gene encoding bifunctional phosphopantothenoylcysteine decarboxylase/phosphopantothenate--cysteine ligase CoaBC — protein: MKTLDLLAQNALLKNRRILLLVSGSIATYKSLDLVRAFIKMGAKVKVVMSKQAMRFVTPLSFEALSHYPVLTHKSERWDLSDPNCPNHISYAQWAEVVLLAPASANTLAKLAHGLADSLLSAVFLASNAPKILAPSMNTQMLEARATQENLKRLKSWGCIVVEPREDLLACNTQGKGAMADILELVCASVQALYKNSFWAGKEVVVSGGGSLEKIDSVRYICNFSSGLQASCLALVLYFWGAEVSLVASAFPLELPAGIGCLRVQSGDDYLQALQERANLQDPPFLFMLAAISDYKPATSHKGKLKKQDLGASWNLECVQNVDILASLKGFIKIGFKAEEEGANAIANARKLLESPKNGGKGCLAVCLNTLDCQPFGSAQNQMWLLSAQHSQRTNHLSKLALSFEILNFVSQVCRAQSC
- the pseB gene encoding UDP-N-acetylglucosamine 4,6-dehydratase (inverting); translated protein: MAFLEGKTILITGGTGSFGKRCARILLEQPQVKKVIIYSRDELKQYEMGQTFSDPRVRFFIGDVRDGERLKVAMQGVDICIHAAALKQVPTAEYNPLECIKTNILGASAVIEACLHAQVEHVIALSTDKASNPINLYGATKLCSDKLFTSANNMKGRARTKFSVVRYGNVVGSRGSVVPFFQNLVAQKALQIPITDTRMTRFWITLDQGVHFVLRSLERMHGGEIFVPKIPSMNILDLKQALAPDIPIKIVGIRPGEKLHEVMISSDDRAFEFRDFYILEPTISFQTPIDYSLTLLGEKGKRAPEGFSYNSLENPQRLSASELLTMVATL
- a CDS encoding LysE family transporter, which encodes MDLLGLLGIQFIALLTPGPDFFLVSSYALKRSFKEAFLAVCGLCLGVLIWVTLSLFGLKLFLQTFPIFHVLLTLLGTFYLFFMGYSLFKSANSPLKLQFDFKSAAFLQGLITDLLNPKTMLYFVSIFSSLDFSHSNLWAIMVGIVLETLLYFSTIALLFSHPRVQNFYLKHHQKSDRFCALVFCGFGFYLLWGLWH
- a CDS encoding tautomerase family protein, whose product is MPFVNIKLTRESTPITPEQKKALIEGATDLLVKVLNKNRATTIVIIEELDMDNWGIGGNSVTEIRKKS
- a CDS encoding ribosome maturation factor RimP; its protein translation is MDTSQLETLLENTLQSIGCALYDVAFLKENQTDILRISIKALEGPTSLDVCQEASLLISPLLDVHAPIAGSYTLEVSSMGLERTLSKRRHFELSIGELIECKILDNTRLRGTLEALEGENILLNIEGTTQSLPLAQIKRAKTIFEFEKVSKNPSKK
- the rbfA gene encoding 30S ribosome-binding factor RbfA; protein product: MDSVHAKRLDAGLLEYLQEALSTLNDPRLSGLTLTQVHCSKGKYHAQAYIDGSCLEAEEQKEAIKALKKATPLLRAYVLQVSGWFKCPHFVFAIDPSLEAQQRLDQLFARIAKA
- the infB gene encoding translation initiation factor IF-2; translated protein: MSGIPLKDFVLELGRTDVKIVIEAAKEIGITLKANSSLDEETAAKLYDFIKNKRNVRAPKTASPAPQKPQTPKTQSAPKEEDTPPPQAAPVKRSAHRKRSIEIVSTGTTPPPAPKPVSPPPAPSLTPKVEDIKTAPIAPPPPSPPLKVEEVPPTSTPQEVTPPTPSPLSKRTRGIRIVKRTDQEEAALARANLVSMMSHKESTEKKPKKPAKSKGVAKPSSKNRAHRLDFSQNRDFHDLYEDEQDEIMLFDFRAQDLEIQQEEAPSRSITDKVKIQRKTPWVNEGGIRRSVKKRRVYRPENTQKSVQNSISISEEVRVYEFAQSANLNLADVIKTLFNLGMMVTKNDFLDRDAIEILAAEFGLEVAIENAQVFIEDEENEQVEDLSERAPVVTIMGHVDHGKTSLLDKIRNQRVAGSEAGGITQHIGAYMVQKGDKQIAFIDTPGHEAFSQMRKRGAQVTDIAIIVIAADDGVKPQTIEAFKQAKEAGVQIIVAMNKIDKENANVDKLKAECAELGFNARDWGGEIEFIPISAKTGQGIDHLLETILIQAEIMELKASPSASPKAVVLEGSVEKGRGAVATLIVQQGTLRVGDPVVADIAFGKVRTMTDDQGKSIKELKPSQVALITGLSEVPMAGSVLVAVDSENTARSLAHKKATYLRQKALSKSTKVHIDELASMVANKELQNIPVVLKADTQGSLEAIKHSLLSLNNEEVSIQVISAGVGSISENDLSLVANNSHALVLGFNIRPTGNVRTKAKELRVTIKTYSVIYALLDDMKALIGGLMSPIVEEEDTGQAQVRETFVIPKVGTIAGCMVVDGVINKGIKVRLIREGVVVHVGKIISLKRFKDDANEVSKGYECGIMLDHYNDVRVGDVFESFKEIQKTRTL